The uncultured Treponema sp. genome includes a region encoding these proteins:
- the yhbY gene encoding ribosome assembly RNA-binding protein YhbY, giving the protein MIELTSKQRKILEKAAHNLDPIVIIGQNGVTDSLVQMVSNSLKAHELIKVKFNEYKEDRTEYANDIALRTDSTLVRIIGNVAIFYKENEEPSKRKIKLSKAAK; this is encoded by the coding sequence ATGATAGAACTTACAAGCAAACAACGCAAAATACTTGAAAAAGCCGCCCACAATCTTGACCCGATTGTTATAATAGGCCAGAACGGAGTTACAGATTCACTTGTGCAAATGGTTTCAAATTCTCTTAAAGCGCACGAACTTATAAAAGTAAAATTCAATGAGTACAAAGAAGACCGCACTGAATACGCAAATGACATAGCTTTGAGGACAGATTCAACTCTTGTCAGAATAATCGGAAACGTAGCAATTTTCTACAAAGAAAATGAAGAGCCTTCAAAAAGAAAAATAAAGCTTAGCAAGGCGGCAAAATAA
- a CDS encoding TIGR02757 family protein: MSISAELKEKIVFLAQKYETKDFLEKDPSKFMHRYKSVRDQETVAFIAANMAFGQRVQVLSHIEQILAQTDCPSQWVQKKGYRNFFTQGNKSFYRMYTHNDFIVFFDTLKLMLDNSDTIGNYICNHYNGGFLHETICSLFPENCALIPHSKTTAAKKVNMLLRWMVRNNSPVDLGLWSSWYKKENLLVPLDTHVMQEATKMGILSPSSSGKPKSATIKTAIELTNAMKEVFPSDPVKSDFALFGLGVDI, encoded by the coding sequence ATGTCAATTTCAGCTGAACTAAAAGAAAAAATTGTCTTTCTTGCGCAAAAGTACGAAACAAAAGATTTTCTGGAAAAAGATCCTTCAAAATTTATGCACAGATATAAATCCGTTAGAGATCAGGAAACTGTAGCCTTTATTGCGGCAAACATGGCATTCGGCCAAAGGGTGCAGGTTTTGTCGCACATAGAACAAATACTGGCGCAAACAGACTGTCCCTCACAATGGGTACAAAAAAAAGGGTACAGAAATTTCTTTACACAAGGAAACAAGTCATTTTACAGAATGTATACACACAACGACTTTATAGTTTTCTTTGACACTCTAAAATTAATGCTGGACAATTCTGACACCATAGGAAATTACATCTGTAACCATTACAATGGAGGATTTTTGCACGAAACAATCTGTTCCCTTTTTCCAGAAAACTGCGCCTTAATTCCTCATTCAAAAACAACTGCCGCAAAAAAAGTAAATATGCTTTTACGATGGATGGTTCGAAACAATTCACCAGTTGATCTAGGGCTTTGGAGCTCCTGGTATAAAAAAGAAAATCTTTTAGTTCCGCTGGACACACACGTAATGCAGGAAGCCACAAAAATGGGAATTCTGTCACCATCTTCTTCAGGAAAACCAAAATCTGCAACCATAAAAACCGCAATTGAGCTTACAAACGCAATGAAAGAAGTTTTTCCATCTGACCCTGTAAAATCAGATTTCGCGCTATTTGGACTTGGCGTAGACATTTGA
- a CDS encoding carbamoyl phosphate synthase small subunit, with protein MTDSTKAFLLLANGQVFEGESFGATGCVVGETVFTTGMNGYLETLTDPSYYGQIVTQTFPLIGNYGVISKDFESADVHVKGYIVRSVCEIPSNFRCEYDLDTFLAARKIIGLCGIDTRALTKILRETGVMNGIIVSGDGEEAQSIRKALKSETEKAKLLKKIKSYKIKNAVESVTCNASKIEEPADVVFKESAEYRFVPVRSDGTKENDPAIAMRDGKGKKVVLWDFGAKANIRRELLKRGFEVVTVAGSATAKEILALNPDGIMLSNGPGDPKENVKIIEEIKKIAKSGVPIFGICLGHQLLALAMGADTSKLKYGHRGANQPVKYLATGRVYISSQNHGYAVKNDTLPKNAVLSFVNTNDGTCEGITYTKIPAFSVQFHPEACSGPLDTGFLFDDFVRLINNHDYFKNFEAKFERIDSIKYFAKTIKNTSAHKKAAK; from the coding sequence ATGACAGACTCTACTAAAGCATTTTTGCTCCTTGCAAATGGACAGGTTTTTGAAGGTGAAAGTTTTGGCGCAACTGGCTGTGTTGTTGGCGAAACAGTATTTACTACTGGCATGAATGGCTATCTGGAAACTTTAACAGATCCCAGCTATTACGGTCAGATTGTAACCCAGACATTTCCTTTAATAGGAAACTACGGCGTTATTTCAAAGGATTTTGAAAGCGCGGATGTTCACGTAAAAGGCTACATAGTACGGTCTGTCTGCGAGATTCCTTCCAACTTTAGATGCGAATACGACTTGGACACTTTTCTTGCGGCGCGGAAAATAATCGGATTATGCGGAATTGACACTAGGGCTTTGACAAAAATCCTGCGTGAAACTGGCGTTATGAACGGAATTATTGTTTCAGGCGATGGAGAAGAAGCCCAAAGCATCAGAAAAGCATTGAAGTCCGAGACAGAAAAAGCAAAGCTTCTAAAGAAAATCAAATCATATAAAATAAAAAATGCAGTTGAAAGCGTAACTTGCAATGCTTCAAAAATAGAAGAGCCAGCTGATGTCGTTTTCAAAGAATCAGCGGAATACAGATTTGTTCCTGTTCGTTCTGACGGCACAAAGGAAAATGATCCTGCAATTGCCATGAGAGACGGAAAAGGAAAAAAAGTTGTTCTTTGGGACTTTGGCGCAAAGGCGAATATCCGCAGAGAGCTTTTAAAAAGAGGATTTGAAGTTGTTACTGTTGCGGGTTCTGCTACTGCAAAGGAAATTCTTGCGCTTAATCCAGATGGAATCATGCTTTCAAACGGGCCTGGCGATCCAAAAGAAAATGTAAAAATTATTGAAGAAATCAAAAAAATTGCAAAGTCTGGAGTTCCGATTTTTGGAATTTGCCTTGGACATCAGCTTTTGGCGCTGGCAATGGGTGCAGATACTTCCAAACTTAAATATGGGCATCGCGGCGCAAATCAGCCTGTAAAATATCTTGCCACAGGACGTGTTTATATTTCAAGCCAAAACCACGGATATGCGGTAAAAAACGACACTTTGCCTAAAAATGCTGTCTTGAGTTTTGTAAATACAAATGACGGAACTTGCGAAGGAATCACTTATACAAAGATTCCAGCGTTCAGTGTGCAGTTCCACCCGGAAGCTTGCTCAGGTCCTCTTGATACAGGATTTTTGTTCGATGATTTTGTGCGCCTTATAAACAATCATGATTACTTTAAGAATTTTGAGGCGAAATTTGAAAGAATTGATTCAATCAAGTACTTTGCAAAAACTATAAAGAATACTTCTGCGCATAAAAAAGCTGCAAAATAA
- the carB gene encoding carbamoyl-phosphate synthase large subunit, translated as MPLNKDIHKVMVIGSGPIIIGQAAEFDYAGSQACKALKEQGLEVVLVNSNPATLMTDHTMADQIYIEPLIPETIQRIIEKEKPDSLLSTLGGQTGLTLSMELAKSGFLEKHGVKLLGAKPETIDKAEDRQMFKDTMLAIGEPCIPSKVVTTYEDALDFVKNEIGYPAIIRPAFTLGGTGGGIVHNDEEMDEIAHNGLHRSPIHQILVEKCISGWKEIEFEVMRDSAGNVLTVCSMENFDPVGVHTGDSIVIAPTVTLSDKEYQMLRSAALNIISSLGMEGGCNCQFALNPNSFEYAVIEVNPRVSRSSALASKATGYPIAKVATLIAIGYTLDEIPNAVTKKTAACFEPVLDYVVVKMPKFPFDKFVYAKRDLGTQMKATGEVMAIGQTFEQAIMKAVRGAEVGAQSLNLPSFVEMSDAEIEKRVGECTDQRIFAIFQAIKRNILSIIQINKITKIDLWFLAKLENLAFMEKDFAKVKAGEKEFTPELYKVAKNAGYPDKVIQELTGQKITGASGILSEAKEAAKLVKQGKVAHIPAVYKMVDTCAGEFNAETPYFYGTYDFQNEARIFLDERKEKGKKSSKGTIIVLGSGPIRIGQGIEFDYASVQCVWALKRLGYDVVTINNNPETVSTDFDTSDRLYFEPLTPEDVMGVINTEKPVGVVVAFGGQTAIKLTKFLDSQGIRILGTSADSIDLAEDRERFEELCAKLNINRPKGLTIFTEEEALEATQKLGYPVLLRPSYVLGGQNMIIAFNDDDVKEYMKIILAQGIENPVLIDQYMMGTELEVDAICDGKDILIPGIMEHIERTGIHSGDSIAVYPSWNLNDILREKIINQSRELALALGTKGLVNIQYLIYNNDLYIIEVNPRSSRTVPYISKVTNVPMVDLAVRAMLGEKVKDMGFGTGLYRLPPYFAVKVPVFSFEKLMDVDTHLGPEMKSTGEVLGIASTMEEAIFKGLIGAGYNMKRSGGVLFSVRKTDRYELPDLAKKFYDMGFKLYATEGNAKTISDFGMEVEVVNKIHENPNDNLLSLLDSGKVDYVISTSAKGRDPRADSVRMRRHAVERDIPCLTAIDTANAIANCLKSKYTAENVELVDINQLREEKQKITFYKMDSTGNDFIVINAMNQVVKNPAGLAVRLCDRRNGGIGADSLVLIEESKIADAKMRFFNLDGTEGKMAGNAIRCVGKYLYDNNIKGIQEKHGKKTDATEKITIETGSGVKTLVLYKQNGKVTSVTVDMGKPLFASEEIPTSLVAVDVANCGFNENSNAVLPKKAVVNAPLIVAENEYRVTCVNVGNPHCVVFSKFVDKEPVAKIGPLFESHSVFPEKTNTEFVRVVGPNELKMRTWERGNGETLACGTGACAAAVASVINGFSPINQDITVKVRGGNLIVKYTGETVLLTGNTKMCYQGEVEI; from the coding sequence ATGCCGCTTAACAAAGACATTCACAAAGTTATGGTTATTGGATCTGGTCCTATTATTATAGGTCAGGCTGCGGAATTTGACTATGCGGGAAGCCAGGCTTGCAAGGCTTTAAAGGAACAGGGACTTGAAGTTGTTCTTGTGAATTCGAATCCTGCGACCTTGATGACAGACCATACCATGGCTGATCAGATTTACATTGAGCCTTTGATTCCTGAAACAATTCAGCGTATTATAGAAAAAGAAAAGCCGGATTCCCTTCTTTCAACTTTGGGAGGTCAGACTGGGCTTACTTTGAGCATGGAGCTTGCAAAATCTGGATTCCTTGAAAAGCACGGCGTAAAGCTTTTGGGCGCAAAGCCGGAAACTATTGACAAGGCAGAAGATCGCCAGATGTTCAAGGATACAATGCTTGCGATTGGCGAGCCTTGTATTCCGTCTAAAGTTGTTACAACTTATGAAGATGCGCTTGATTTTGTAAAGAATGAAATCGGCTACCCGGCAATTATCCGTCCGGCGTTTACTTTGGGAGGAACTGGCGGCGGAATTGTTCATAATGACGAGGAAATGGACGAAATTGCCCATAATGGACTTCACCGCTCCCCTATTCATCAGATTCTTGTTGAAAAATGTATTTCCGGCTGGAAAGAAATAGAATTTGAAGTTATGAGAGACAGCGCGGGAAATGTTCTTACTGTCTGTTCTATGGAAAACTTTGATCCAGTTGGTGTTCATACAGGAGATTCCATTGTAATTGCTCCTACTGTAACTTTGAGCGATAAGGAATACCAGATGCTTCGTTCTGCGGCCTTGAATATTATTTCTAGCCTTGGAATGGAAGGCGGCTGCAACTGCCAGTTTGCGTTGAATCCAAATTCATTTGAATATGCGGTAATTGAAGTAAATCCTCGTGTAAGCCGTTCTTCTGCCCTTGCTTCAAAAGCTACTGGCTACCCTATTGCAAAAGTTGCCACATTGATTGCGATTGGCTATACGCTTGATGAAATTCCGAATGCTGTAACAAAGAAAACTGCGGCTTGCTTTGAGCCGGTTTTGGACTACGTTGTTGTAAAAATGCCGAAGTTCCCATTTGATAAATTTGTTTATGCAAAACGTGATTTGGGAACACAAATGAAAGCTACTGGCGAAGTTATGGCAATTGGCCAGACTTTTGAGCAGGCGATTATGAAAGCTGTCCGCGGAGCAGAAGTTGGCGCGCAAAGCCTGAACCTTCCGTCTTTTGTTGAAATGAGCGATGCGGAAATTGAAAAACGTGTCGGCGAATGCACAGATCAGCGCATTTTTGCGATTTTTCAGGCAATCAAGAGAAATATTCTTTCAATAATTCAGATTAATAAAATTACAAAAATTGACTTGTGGTTTCTTGCTAAACTTGAAAATCTGGCTTTTATGGAAAAAGATTTTGCAAAAGTCAAAGCCGGAGAAAAAGAATTTACACCGGAGCTTTATAAAGTTGCAAAAAATGCCGGTTATCCAGACAAAGTTATTCAGGAACTTACAGGTCAAAAAATAACAGGAGCTTCTGGAATTCTTTCGGAAGCAAAAGAAGCTGCAAAGCTTGTAAAGCAGGGAAAAGTTGCCCACATTCCTGCTGTCTACAAAATGGTTGACACTTGCGCAGGAGAATTCAATGCGGAAACTCCGTATTTCTATGGAACTTATGATTTTCAGAATGAAGCCCGTATTTTCCTTGATGAGCGCAAAGAAAAAGGAAAGAAATCTTCAAAGGGAACAATTATTGTTCTTGGTTCAGGTCCGATTCGCATTGGTCAGGGAATTGAATTTGATTACGCTTCTGTTCAGTGCGTGTGGGCTTTAAAACGGCTTGGATACGATGTTGTAACAATTAACAATAACCCGGAAACTGTTTCTACTGACTTTGATACAAGCGATCGTCTTTACTTTGAGCCGCTTACTCCAGAAGATGTTATGGGAGTTATTAACACAGAAAAGCCGGTTGGAGTTGTTGTTGCTTTTGGCGGGCAAACTGCAATTAAGCTTACAAAGTTTCTTGATTCCCAGGGAATTCGTATTTTGGGAACAAGCGCGGATTCAATCGACCTTGCTGAAGACCGAGAGCGTTTTGAAGAGCTTTGCGCAAAACTGAATATAAACCGTCCAAAAGGACTTACAATTTTTACAGAAGAAGAAGCTCTGGAAGCAACTCAAAAACTTGGCTACCCTGTTCTTTTGCGTCCGTCTTACGTTCTTGGCGGTCAAAACATGATTATTGCCTTTAACGACGACGATGTAAAGGAATACATGAAAATTATTCTTGCTCAGGGAATTGAAAATCCGGTTTTAATTGACCAGTACATGATGGGCACAGAGCTTGAAGTTGATGCGATTTGCGACGGAAAAGATATTCTTATTCCGGGAATAATGGAGCATATTGAGCGCACAGGAATTCATTCAGGAGATTCAATTGCGGTTTATCCAAGCTGGAATTTAAATGACATTCTGCGTGAAAAAATTATAAATCAGTCCAGAGAACTTGCTTTGGCGCTTGGAACAAAAGGTCTTGTAAATATTCAGTATCTTATTTACAACAACGATTTGTATATTATTGAAGTGAATCCGCGTTCAAGCCGCACTGTTCCTTACATTTCAAAAGTTACAAATGTTCCTATGGTTGATTTGGCTGTTCGTGCAATGCTTGGTGAAAAAGTAAAGGACATGGGATTTGGAACTGGACTTTACCGTTTGCCTCCGTATTTTGCAGTCAAAGTTCCTGTTTTCAGCTTTGAAAAACTGATGGACGTTGATACTCATCTTGGTCCAGAAATGAAATCCACTGGTGAAGTTTTGGGAATTGCTTCTACAATGGAAGAGGCTATTTTCAAAGGCTTGATTGGCGCAGGCTACAATATGAAAAGAAGCGGCGGAGTTTTATTCAGCGTAAGAAAAACTGACCGCTATGAGCTTCCGGACTTGGCGAAGAAATTCTATGACATGGGATTTAAGCTTTACGCTACAGAAGGAAATGCAAAGACAATCAGCGACTTTGGAATGGAAGTTGAAGTTGTAAATAAAATCCATGAAAATCCAAACGACAATCTTTTGTCTTTGCTTGATTCTGGAAAAGTTGACTACGTGATTTCAACTTCTGCAAAAGGAAGAGATCCGCGCGCAGATTCTGTCCGCATGAGACGCCATGCTGTTGAGCGCGATATTCCGTGTCTTACTGCAATTGATACGGCAAATGCCATTGCGAACTGTCTAAAGTCAAAGTATACGGCTGAAAACGTTGAGCTTGTGGATATAAATCAGCTTAGAGAAGAAAAGCAAAAAATTACTTTCTACAAGATGGATTCAACTGGAAACGACTTCATTGTTATAAATGCAATGAATCAGGTTGTAAAAAATCCTGCTGGACTTGCGGTTCGTCTTTGCGACAGAAGAAACGGCGGAATTGGCGCAGACTCTCTTGTTCTTATTGAGGAAAGCAAAATTGCCGATGCAAAGATGCGCTTTTTCAATCTTGACGGAACTGAAGGAAAGATGGCGGGAAATGCAATCCGCTGTGTTGGAAAATATCTTTACGACAACAACATAAAAGGAATTCAGGAAAAGCACGGAAAGAAAACCGACGCAACTGAAAAAATCACAATTGAAACTGGCAGCGGAGTAAAAACTTTGGTTTTGTATAAGCAGAACGGAAAAGTTACTTCTGTTACAGTTGACATGGGAAAACCTCTTTTTGCAAGTGAAGAAATTCCGACTTCTTTGGTTGCTGTTGATGTTGCAAATTGCGGCTTTAATGAAAATAGCAATGCTGTTCTTCCAAAGAAAGCTGTTGTCAATGCGCCTTTGATTGTTGCGGAAAATGAATACAGAGTTACCTGCGTAAATGTCGGAAATCCTCATTGTGTTGTTTTCAGCAAGTTTGTGGATAAAGAGCCTGTCGCAAAAATCGGACCTTTGTTTGAAAGCCATTCAGTTTTCCCGGAAAAAACAAACACAGAATTTGTGCGTGTTGTTGGTCCGAACGAACTTAAGATGCGTACTTGGGAGCGCGGAAACGGCGAAACTTTGGCTTGCGGAACTGGAGCTTGCGCGGCGGCAGTTGCTTCTGTTATAAACGGATTTTCTCCAATAAATCAGGATATAACTGTAAAAGTCCGCGGCGGAAATCTGATTGTAAAATATACTGGCGAAACTGTCTTGCTCACAGGAAACACAAAAATGTGCTATCAAGGCGAAGTTGAAATATAG
- a CDS encoding methyl-accepting chemotaxis protein produces MSSEDSVQKTVIPEDNSPATLLCLLCVSVVPFIIGPVYMIMTGILTPHEVSIALTYPLCIFSHLLAFILPIAYTNILEKKLRSYDGTEQSKKSCNNYISLSRKIIVGYNIFLSIFVPSTIAKSISARGLSFSAFENQESYLSLTLIYLGLICLYSIAFYTMYNSFLERKMHYLPFDKTNMTSSNKERLILMTTLNLIGSFLLLNGSMSVPKLMEQDKFMEFLAILIPIEVLSIIAIAITTVTNTKDIAKNLDAVNEVIYSLAHKNYQMQPIPVVTRNEFGLLTNNLNRAFKAVKEIFSEINTNVASTLTVSKELAGNIDNSVTELLDAKDIANSVKTEMTNQVAGVEEANATANEIIQHIRHLNNEIENQTSAITQSSAAIEEMVANVDGVTNILKKNNQTTQDLEAAADSGMKKVQEASDLSKEVLSKSTLLLDASKIIQDIASQTSLLSMNATIEAAHAGDAGKGFAVVAEEIRKLAEQTDTQSKSIEKDLKALSESIAAVADNTENVLKQFNVIYQLSQKVKHEETVISNAMTEQTEGNKQILEGIGLITDSTNSVKDGASEMLHGGEQIVIEMENLNKATLETNEKMDNINQSLNNINNTISTAKDHVSKNTEGVEKLSGEMSSFKF; encoded by the coding sequence ATGAGTTCTGAAGATTCTGTTCAAAAAACTGTTATTCCAGAGGACAACAGCCCGGCAACGCTGCTATGTCTTCTTTGCGTTTCTGTCGTGCCTTTTATAATCGGTCCTGTTTATATGATTATGACAGGAATTCTTACGCCCCATGAAGTTTCCATTGCTTTAACTTATCCATTGTGCATTTTCAGCCATCTTTTGGCTTTTATACTTCCGATTGCTTACACAAATATTCTTGAAAAAAAATTAAGATCTTATGACGGAACAGAGCAGTCAAAAAAATCCTGCAACAATTATATTTCACTTTCAAGAAAAATAATCGTTGGCTACAATATTTTTCTTTCTATATTTGTTCCTTCTACAATCGCAAAGTCTATCAGTGCGCGCGGACTTAGTTTTTCAGCATTTGAAAATCAGGAATCTTATCTTTCTCTCACGCTGATTTATCTGGGCTTAATCTGCCTTTATAGCATTGCCTTCTATACAATGTACAATTCTTTCCTTGAAAGAAAAATGCATTATCTTCCTTTTGATAAGACAAATATGACATCTTCAAATAAAGAGCGTCTTATTTTAATGACAACTTTGAATTTAATAGGCTCCTTCCTTCTTTTAAATGGCTCAATGTCAGTTCCTAAGCTTATGGAGCAAGACAAATTCATGGAATTCCTTGCAATTCTTATTCCTATTGAAGTTCTTTCAATTATAGCAATTGCAATTACGACAGTAACAAATACAAAGGACATTGCAAAGAACCTTGACGCTGTAAACGAAGTCATTTATTCTCTTGCTCACAAAAACTATCAGATGCAGCCGATTCCAGTTGTTACAAGAAACGAATTCGGACTTCTTACAAACAACTTGAACAGAGCATTTAAAGCCGTAAAGGAAATTTTCTCTGAAATAAACACAAATGTTGCTTCAACGCTAACAGTTTCAAAGGAGCTTGCAGGAAACATTGACAATTCCGTAACTGAACTTTTGGACGCAAAAGATATTGCAAATTCTGTAAAAACAGAAATGACAAATCAAGTTGCCGGAGTAGAGGAAGCAAACGCAACTGCAAATGAAATTATTCAGCACATCCGTCATTTGAATAACGAAATTGAAAACCAGACTTCAGCAATCACGCAGTCTTCCGCCGCAATTGAAGAGATGGTCGCAAACGTTGACGGCGTAACAAATATTCTTAAAAAGAACAATCAGACAACACAGGATCTTGAAGCCGCAGCAGACAGCGGAATGAAAAAAGTTCAGGAAGCTTCTGACTTGTCAAAAGAGGTTCTTTCAAAGTCAACGCTTCTTCTTGACGCCAGCAAAATCATTCAGGATATTGCAAGCCAGACAAGCCTTCTTTCAATGAACGCCACAATCGAAGCCGCCCACGCAGGAGACGCAGGAAAAGGATTTGCCGTTGTTGCCGAAGAAATCAGAAAACTTGCGGAACAGACAGACACTCAGTCTAAGTCTATCGAAAAAGACCTCAAGGCGCTTTCCGAATCAATTGCCGCGGTTGCAGACAACACAGAAAATGTTCTAAAACAGTTCAATGTAATCTATCAGCTTTCACAAAAAGTAAAGCACGAGGAAACTGTTATTTCCAACGCAATGACAGAGCAAACAGAAGGAAACAAGCAGATTCTTGAGGGAATCGGGCTTATCACTGATTCAACAAACTCTGTAAAAGACGGAGCAAGCGAAATGCTTCACGGCGGCGAGCAGATTGTAATTGAAATGGAAAACTTGAATAAGGCAACTCTTGAGACAAACGAAAAAATGGACAACATCAACCAAAGCCTTAACAACATAAACAATACAATTTCAACTGCAAAAGACCACGTTTCAAAGAACACAGAAGGCGTTGAAAAACTTAGCGGCGAAATGAGCAGCTTTAAGTTCTAA
- a CDS encoding TIGR03545 family protein: protein MKKNKVKKEKLVSARKLPGIFKKTYSPKKLENKIYKKIFIPSDLELIKSIFEPNPKKEGKLFVPRDKQISKRQLKKFKAIAKEIKRQKASFKLVPFAATIAIIAAAVLLFISFKNVIAKKAITGAMQSAFGAKTELSSVNVELLGASVTIKNLEQANKNSPMKNLFQADKIEIKFNLTQALRGKFDAENIELSGFAINTERKTSGELPKKEKKQKEKKQKSENSFDFTEKKNEALNAAKNSIQEVFAEYNPQNIINDLEGNLKSPEAAKQVQAEAEALVSKWKNKPEELESQVKDLDQSVRSVLNTDWGKIDDVAKLKQAIENVTGAMEKSKSLTKNIQSTANDVKSDSKKINALSSQVKDAIASDNALVNKQLSKITSFKISDGKKILGNTLDSVFYSMAGDYYPYIKQAADYALQAKASSSKSEKPKKEKKEKKQAFTRAKGTDIYWKQDRIPKFLIEKISFSGLNLDAKGTDLTNDMDKRGAPALFNGSYSTKKQTHKANVIVDTRAETKNPLVNADYSGDNFPIKFSTPYLGLNSSTDVTANGTIGDDGSITVKAKFNLENISFSSESFEPKFAYNLYKTALSNIKDLDMEATAIFNGEKKFSISVNSDLDKKFIKALKKTADAEISNLVSEAKKEIAAKLNEKTGGVTEKISEFVNIENGINRQSVNMDKLNSLLEKKKAELQKQLEDKTKSAAEKALKDAGISIPENEKLNNALEKGANSLKGFLNKN from the coding sequence ATGAAAAAAAACAAAGTCAAAAAAGAAAAACTTGTTTCAGCAAGAAAACTTCCTGGAATATTTAAGAAAACCTATTCGCCAAAAAAACTTGAAAATAAAATTTACAAGAAAATTTTTATTCCTTCCGACCTTGAGCTTATAAAATCGATTTTTGAACCGAATCCAAAAAAAGAAGGAAAACTTTTTGTTCCGCGCGACAAGCAAATTTCAAAACGCCAGCTAAAAAAATTCAAGGCAATCGCAAAAGAAATCAAAAGGCAAAAAGCTTCATTTAAACTTGTTCCTTTCGCCGCAACAATTGCAATAATCGCAGCCGCAGTTCTTCTTTTTATTTCGTTTAAAAATGTAATCGCAAAAAAAGCTATAACCGGCGCAATGCAATCTGCCTTTGGCGCGAAAACTGAACTTTCTTCTGTAAACGTCGAGCTTCTTGGAGCAAGCGTAACTATAAAAAATCTTGAGCAGGCAAACAAAAATTCGCCGATGAAAAATTTGTTTCAGGCTGACAAAATCGAAATCAAATTTAATTTGACACAAGCCTTGCGCGGAAAATTCGATGCTGAAAACATTGAGCTTTCAGGATTCGCAATAAACACAGAAAGAAAAACTTCCGGTGAGCTTCCTAAAAAAGAAAAAAAACAGAAAGAGAAAAAACAAAAGTCCGAAAATTCATTTGACTTTACAGAAAAAAAGAACGAAGCTCTTAATGCCGCAAAGAATTCAATACAAGAAGTTTTTGCAGAATACAATCCGCAGAACATAATAAACGACCTCGAAGGAAATTTAAAATCTCCAGAAGCCGCAAAGCAAGTTCAGGCAGAAGCTGAAGCTCTTGTTTCAAAATGGAAAAACAAGCCGGAAGAACTTGAGTCTCAAGTAAAAGACCTTGACCAAAGCGTGCGTTCAGTTCTCAACACTGACTGGGGAAAAATAGATGACGTTGCAAAACTAAAACAAGCAATCGAAAATGTAACCGGCGCAATGGAAAAAAGCAAATCGCTTACAAAAAACATTCAGTCAACCGCGAACGATGTAAAATCTGATTCTAAAAAAATAAACGCGCTTTCTTCGCAAGTAAAAGACGCAATCGCCTCGGACAACGCGCTCGTAAACAAGCAGCTTTCAAAAATCACTTCGTTTAAAATTTCAGACGGAAAAAAGATTTTGGGCAACACATTAGACAGCGTTTTCTATTCAATGGCAGGCGATTATTATCCATATATAAAGCAAGCCGCAGATTACGCTCTTCAAGCAAAAGCCTCCTCTTCAAAATCAGAAAAACCTAAAAAAGAAAAGAAAGAAAAAAAACAGGCATTTACAAGAGCAAAAGGAACTGACATTTACTGGAAGCAGGACAGAATTCCAAAATTCTTAATTGAAAAAATAAGTTTCAGCGGACTAAATCTTGACGCAAAAGGAACAGACCTTACAAACGACATGGACAAACGCGGCGCACCTGCTTTGTTCAACGGAAGCTATTCCACAAAAAAACAGACTCACAAGGCAAATGTAATTGTAGACACAAGAGCGGAAACAAAAAATCCTTTGGTCAACGCAGATTATTCTGGCGACAACTTCCCAATCAAATTTTCAACGCCATATCTTGGGCTGAATTCAAGCACTGATGTAACTGCAAACGGAACAATCGGCGATGACGGAAGCATAACGGTCAAGGCAAAATTCAACTTGGAAAATATTTCATTTTCTTCTGAAAGTTTCGAGCCGAAATTCGCATACAATCTTTACAAAACCGCGCTTTCAAACATAAAAGATCTTGACATGGAAGCAACCGCAATTTTCAACGGCGAAAAGAAATTCAGCATTTCAGTTAATTCCGACCTTGATAAAAAATTCATAAAAGCATTGAAGAAAACCGCAGACGCAGAAATTTCAAATCTTGTTTCAGAAGCAAAAAAAGAAATTGCGGCAAAACTGAATGAAAAAACAGGCGGCGTAACAGAAAAAATTTCAGAATTCGTGAACATCGAAAACGGAATAAACCGCCAAAGCGTAAACATGGACAAACTGAATTCGCTTCTTGAAAAAAAGAAAGCCGAACTTCAAAAGCAGCTTGAAGACAAAACAAAATCCGCAGCAGAAAAAGCTTTAAAAGACGCAGGTATTTCAATTCCAGAAAATGAAAAGCTTAACAATGCGCTTGAAAAAGGAGCAAATTCTCTAAAAGGATTTTTAAATAAAAACTAA